In Nonomuraea muscovyensis, one genomic interval encodes:
- a CDS encoding serine/threonine-protein kinase produces the protein MRLGNRYLLLSRIATGGMGEVWRARDELLGREVAVKTLRSHIHADPSFRERFRNEARITAALTDPGIAQIYDYGEQSDGAYLVMELVHGESLSAILARNGSLGPDVTLDVLHQTAKALHAAHSSGVVHRDIKPGNLLVTPEGTIKVTDFGIARALEAAPVTQAGTVLGTAQYVSPEQAQGLPLTPATDLYSLGIVAYECLAGRTPFQGDSQVAIALRHLNEQPPPLGVDVPAPVRELVKALLAKDPAARPGSARELADRAYVLRETPADAGRSSDLSMLTDPAGFRVHEPRADSAEGEALAAGGLPETAATRAGASGGTPTRAAGGGAARHVPRRRGRGVRVLASLVATAGCLAVVGLGAMTLTQQQLPARPPDVAEPSGSSAPPPTTREPRPAKTKTRTRRPPVVPVKSQRPVPSRSATVTRSATPTRKPTPKPTPSAPTPTPTPTPTPPTTTPTPTTSASPDPGDTNPPKGET, from the coding sequence ATGCGGCTCGGTAACCGCTACCTTCTGCTCTCCCGCATCGCCACGGGCGGTATGGGAGAGGTCTGGCGTGCCCGCGACGAGCTGCTGGGCCGCGAGGTGGCGGTCAAGACGCTGCGCAGCCACATCCACGCCGACCCGTCGTTCCGCGAGCGTTTCCGCAACGAGGCCCGCATCACCGCCGCGCTGACCGACCCCGGCATCGCCCAGATCTACGACTACGGCGAGCAGAGCGACGGGGCCTACCTCGTCATGGAGCTCGTGCACGGCGAGTCGCTGTCGGCCATCCTGGCGCGCAACGGCTCGCTGGGGCCCGACGTGACGCTGGACGTGCTCCACCAGACGGCCAAGGCGTTGCACGCGGCCCACTCCTCCGGCGTGGTCCACCGCGACATCAAGCCCGGCAACCTGCTCGTCACGCCCGAGGGCACGATCAAGGTGACCGACTTCGGCATCGCCCGCGCCCTGGAGGCCGCGCCGGTGACGCAGGCGGGCACCGTGCTCGGCACCGCCCAGTACGTCAGCCCCGAGCAGGCCCAGGGCCTGCCGCTCACACCCGCCACCGACCTCTACTCCCTGGGCATCGTGGCCTACGAGTGCCTGGCGGGGCGCACGCCGTTCCAGGGCGACAGCCAGGTGGCCATCGCGCTGCGACACCTCAACGAGCAGCCGCCGCCGCTGGGCGTCGACGTGCCGGCTCCGGTGCGGGAGTTGGTCAAGGCGCTGCTGGCCAAGGACCCTGCCGCGCGGCCGGGGTCGGCGCGGGAGCTGGCCGACCGGGCGTACGTGCTGCGCGAGACGCCGGCCGACGCCGGGCGGAGCTCCGACCTCAGCATGCTCACCGACCCGGCGGGGTTCCGCGTCCACGAGCCGCGGGCGGATTCCGCCGAGGGCGAAGCGCTCGCCGCGGGCGGCCTGCCCGAGACGGCGGCGACCCGGGCCGGCGCCTCCGGCGGCACCCCGACGCGGGCGGCCGGCGGCGGGGCCGCCCGGCACGTCCCCCGGCGGCGGGGCAGGGGCGTGCGGGTGCTCGCGTCGCTGGTCGCCACCGCCGGCTGCCTGGCCGTCGTCGGCCTCGGCGCCATGACGCTCACCCAGCAGCAGTTGCCCGCCCGGCCGCCGGATGTGGCCGAGCCCAGCGGATCGTCCGCGCCACCGCCGACGACCCGGGAGCCACGGCCCGCCAAGACCAAGACACGCACCCGGCGGCCCCCGGTGGTTCCGGTGAAGTCGCAACGGCCGGTACCCTCACGGTCGGCTACCGTTACAAGGTCGGCGACCCCCACCCGGAAGCCGACCCCGAAACCCACCCCGTCCGCCCCGACCCCGACCCCGACACCGACCCCCACGCCACCAA
- a CDS encoding peptidoglycan D,D-transpeptidase FtsI family protein yields MNSTLKRVAVACLAMFALLMVNANYLQAVRAENLSEDPRDQRNFYERYAVQRGRITAGGKVILAQSKETDSTRFRFVREYPEGKLYAHITGFFSPESADAIEASKNKLLDGSSSDLLLRRSIDLFTGEATRGANVDLTIDPRAQKAAYDALRQSGKRGALVALDPRSGAILAMVSLPTYEPAELSGTDKGKVFTRYDELAKQEGQPLLNRTIRQTYAPGSTFKVVTAAAFLEDDDSRGPTTTVQAPQRLPLPGTTISLPNYGGAACGAGQVPLVFALEKSCNTPFGDIGIKLGYDKMREQTEKFGMGLDLEVPMTVAKSDFGEEEDKAGLAMSAIGQRSVRMTPLQMAMIAAGIANDGTVMKPYLVNKVTDSQGDNIEEADPDELSEAVSPETAAKLREMMVSVVNNGTANLAQIPGVQVGGKTGTAETSDGKPPHAWFISFAPANDPKIAVAVIVESGAARVGAEATGGGTAAPIAKQVMEAVLK; encoded by the coding sequence ATGAACAGCACGCTCAAGCGAGTGGCCGTGGCCTGCCTGGCCATGTTCGCGCTGCTCATGGTCAACGCCAACTACCTCCAGGCGGTGCGCGCCGAGAACCTGTCCGAGGACCCCCGCGACCAGCGCAACTTCTACGAGCGTTACGCGGTGCAGCGAGGGCGGATCACGGCGGGCGGCAAGGTGATCCTCGCCCAGTCCAAGGAGACCGACAGCACCCGCTTCAGGTTCGTCCGCGAGTACCCCGAGGGCAAGCTCTACGCCCACATCACCGGTTTCTTCTCCCCGGAGAGCGCGGACGCGATCGAGGCGAGCAAGAACAAGCTGCTCGACGGGTCCAGCTCCGACCTGCTGCTGCGCCGCAGCATCGACCTGTTCACCGGTGAGGCCACCAGGGGCGCCAACGTCGACCTCACCATCGACCCGCGGGCCCAGAAGGCCGCCTACGACGCGCTGCGGCAGAGCGGCAAGCGGGGCGCGCTGGTGGCCCTCGACCCCAGGAGCGGCGCGATCCTCGCGATGGTGTCGCTGCCCACCTACGAGCCGGCCGAGCTGTCGGGCACCGACAAGGGCAAGGTGTTCACGCGCTACGACGAGCTGGCCAAGCAGGAGGGCCAGCCGCTGCTCAACCGCACCATCCGCCAGACCTACGCGCCCGGCTCCACGTTCAAGGTGGTGACCGCGGCGGCGTTCCTGGAGGACGACGACTCCCGCGGCCCCACCACCACCGTCCAGGCGCCGCAGCGGCTGCCGCTGCCCGGCACCACCATCAGCCTGCCCAACTACGGCGGCGCCGCCTGCGGCGCCGGCCAGGTGCCGCTGGTCTTCGCGCTGGAGAAGTCCTGCAACACGCCGTTCGGCGACATCGGCATCAAGCTCGGCTACGACAAGATGCGCGAGCAGACCGAGAAGTTCGGCATGGGCCTGGACCTCGAGGTGCCCATGACCGTGGCGAAGAGCGACTTCGGCGAGGAGGAGGACAAGGCGGGGCTCGCCATGTCCGCCATCGGCCAGCGCAGCGTCCGGATGACGCCGCTGCAGATGGCCATGATCGCCGCCGGCATCGCCAACGACGGCACGGTGATGAAGCCCTACCTCGTCAACAAGGTCACCGACAGCCAGGGCGACAACATCGAGGAGGCCGACCCCGACGAGCTCAGCGAGGCGGTCAGCCCCGAGACGGCGGCCAAGCTGCGCGAGATGATGGTCAGCGTCGTCAACAACGGCACGGCCAACCTCGCGCAGATCCCCGGCGTGCAGGTCGGCGGCAAGACCGGCACCGCCGAGACCAGCGACGGCAAGCCGCCGCACGCGTGGTTCATCTCGTTCGCCCCGGCCAACGATCCGAAGATCGCGGTGGCGGTGATCGTGGAGTCGGGCGCCGCCCGGGTGGGCGCCGAGGCGACCGGTGGCGGCACCGCCGCGCCGATCGCCAAGCAGGTGATGGAGGCGGTGCTCAAGTGA